AAGATAAAGGGGGAGAACGCAAGGGCGCTCTTGGGGATTTAGGGTCGGGCTGTTGGCTGATCGTTCTCGTTGCTCAATAGTGCTCGTAAGCCGGGTGGGGGGGATTGATTATGCGGGGGGGGGACGGGGGGAAGTACAAAATGTCATTCCCGCGAAGGTGGAAGCATCCAGTGTCATTCCCGCGAAAGCGGGAATCCAGGGGGATTGTCGTTTTGCAGGTGTGGGAATACGGCAATAATATCAATCTGGATTCCCGATCAGGTCGGGAATGACAGCACAAATTCCCAATCGAGTTTGGAATGAAAGTATAGAAGGAATCCAGAAAAGTATTAATATGAAATCCTATTACGTTTACATTCTGGCAAACAAACGAAATGGAACACTTTACATTGGTGTCACTAACGATTTGACAAAACGTGTATACGAACACAAAAACAACCTTGTTGATGGTTTCACACAAAAGTACGGCATTCACATTCTTGTATATTATGAGGAGACGAACAGTGTCGAATCAGCGATAGAAAGGGAAAAGCTTCTGAAGAAATGGAACAGAAAATGGAAACTAGAATTGATAGAAAAGAATAATCCAGAATGGAAAGATTTATACTATAAGATAATTTAATTTTTACTGGATTCCCGATCAGGTCGGGAATGACAGCATAAAAAAACCATTGTCATTCCCGCGAAGGTGGAAGCATCCCATGTCATTCCCGCGAAAGCGGGAATCCAGGAGCGCTTGTTGTTTTGCGGGTGTTGGAATACGGCAATGATATCAATCTAAGTTTCCGATCAGGTCGGGAATGACAGCATAAAAAAACCATTGTCATTCCCGCGAAGGTGGGAAGCATCCCGTGTCATTCCCGCGAAAGCGGGAATCCAGGAGCGCTTGTCGTTTTGCGGGTGTGGGGATACGGCAATGATATCAATCTAAGTTTCCGATCGAGTCGGGAATGACAGCATAATTGCCGGTTGGGTCGGGAATGAGAGAATAAATAATAATAGTCTATTCCAACAGCTCGTGCTGCTTGGTTGTCTCAGCCCTTTCCGCCTTTTTGTGGGAGGGGAGCTTTGCCGGGATGTTCGGCTGTTTGCCTGAAAGCAATTCCTCTATAGTCAGAATTTGTATCTTCGGGTATTCCTTGTTCCAGTACTTAGACGAGTAAAACCCCTTGCCGGCGGCCTCGGTTATCATCGGCCTTGTGGGCTGTTCAAGCGTGATGAAAATTCCTATATCGGAGTCCTCGCGGTCTATCACGTGCCCCAGATCGCGAATATCCTTTACACCAATAGTTCCGCTTTTTACCTGAACGACCGCCTTCTTGTATTCATCCTTTTCATCCGAGAAGTAGAGGTATCCGTCGATGCCGGTGTCCGCCCCCTTCTTCTTATCGCCGTAGGGGCGGGCGTTGATAAGCGACAGAGCCCACCACTGGAACTGGTAGCGGTTCAGCTTCGCGAGCTCCCTTGCGCCGGAGAGGGCCTCCGGCTCCCCGATGATCGTGTAGTCTTTTTTAGGCTCAAGGCCGAAGGCGTCTTTAAGGCGAAACTTGATGAGGTTGATTGACAGATGGGTAATGTCTATTCCTATCCACCTTCGCTTCAGCTTTTCGGCGGCGATGGTCGCCGTACCGCAGCCGCAGAAGGGGTCGAGGACGATGTCCCCCTCGTTCGACGAGGCGTTGATTATACGCTCCAAAAGGGCTAATGGCTTTTGTGTGGGATAGCCGAGTCTCTCAGCAGAATGAGAGCTTATCATCTCAATATCATCCCACAGATTTTGAACAGGCTTACCTTTTAATTCATCTAAAAATCTTCTTCTTTGTATTCTGCCTTCCTTACTTTTAGGAAAATGAAGCCTTCCTTCTCTTTCAAATTGCTCCATCTTTTCCTTTGAAATTGCCCAACCTTTTTTAGGAGGCTTATATCCTTTGTACTCATACATGAGATTCGGTCTTGGTGCGGGGTTTGAGAGGTCAGCGATCCTATACCTTCTACCTTTTTCGTCAGTATATTTAAAAAACTTGTCAATGTATTCCGTATAACCTGCTGCTTCAAAAT
The sequence above is drawn from the Candidatus Zymogenus saltonus genome and encodes:
- a CDS encoding restriction endonuclease, with protein sequence MDVDGLYFGDNLDVLRDHIPDGSVDLVYLDPPFNSKATYGILFKEPDGTPSQAQITAFDDTWHWTEEAQRTFDEIVRTAPADVVEMMRAFIHFVGRNDMMAYLTMMCIRLVELRRVLKDTGSIYLHCDPTASHYLKIVMDTIFGKNNFRNEITWKRKTGQIETKNRFANITDIILFFSKSDSNIYNPQFNFEAAGYTEYIDKFFKYTDEKGRRYRIADLSNPAPRPNLMYEYKGYKPPKKGWAISKEKMEQFEREGRLHFPKSKEGRIQRRRFLDELKGKPVQNLWDDIEMISSHSAERLGYPTQKPLALLERIINASSNEGDIVLDPFCGCGTATIAAEKLKRRWIGIDITHLSINLIKFRLKDAFGLEPKKDYTIIGEPEALSGARELAKLNRYQFQWWALSLINARPYGDKKKGADTGIDGYLYFSDEKDEYKKAVVQVKSGTIGVKDIRDLGHVIDREDSDIGIFITLEQPTRPMITEAAGKGFYSSKYWNKEYPKIQILTIEELLSGKQPNIPAKLPSHKKAERAETTKQHELLE
- a CDS encoding GIY-YIG nuclease family protein, with protein sequence MKSYYVYILANKRNGTLYIGVTNDLTKRVYEHKNNLVDGFTQKYGIHILVYYEETNSVESAIEREKLLKKWNRKWKLELIEKNNPEWKDLYYKII